The following are from one region of the Cytobacillus firmus genome:
- a CDS encoding disulfide oxidoreductase produces MEKTQTDRRENLLFIAWAASILAMFGSLYFSEIRQYEPCELCWYQRIVMYPFAVILGLAVVKKDYRISLYTMVLSAVGAGISIYHYSIQKISFMADRAAACGRVPCTGQYINWLGFVTIPFLALTAFIIIFICSYLIWKKTKEAAE; encoded by the coding sequence ATGGAGAAAACACAAACAGACCGGCGGGAGAATTTGCTGTTTATTGCCTGGGCAGCTTCGATTCTTGCTATGTTCGGCAGCCTTTATTTTTCGGAAATCAGGCAATATGAACCGTGCGAGCTTTGCTGGTATCAGAGGATTGTCATGTATCCCTTTGCTGTCATACTAGGCTTGGCTGTGGTTAAGAAGGATTATCGCATCAGCTTATATACAATGGTGTTATCTGCTGTTGGAGCCGGCATTTCCATCTACCACTACTCCATCCAGAAGATTTCATTTATGGCTGATCGTGCAGCAGCATGCGGGAGAGTTCCCTGTACAGGGCAGTATATTAATTGGCTGGGATTTGTTACAATTCCTTTTTTAGCATTAACAGCTTTTATTATTATTTTTATTTGCAGTTACCTTATCTGGAAGAAAACGAAGGAGGCAGCAGAATAA
- a CDS encoding thioredoxin family protein, with product MKKVIIFLAIIVALFAAVGMLTKMQNEEKVSEKNPYGKDSLHPETVKQLEDPNYQNLILPEELDKKLDEKEDVTVYFYSPTCPHCQKTTPVVAPLTEDMGIDLVQFNLLEFEDGWDNYGIKETPTIVQYKDGKEVNRITGSQEKEVFEQWFNENSK from the coding sequence ATGAAAAAGGTCATTATATTTCTTGCCATTATCGTTGCATTATTTGCAGCAGTTGGAATGTTAACTAAAATGCAAAACGAAGAAAAAGTGTCAGAGAAAAATCCATATGGAAAGGATTCACTTCATCCTGAAACAGTCAAACAGCTTGAAGACCCGAATTATCAAAACCTGATCCTTCCCGAGGAATTGGACAAAAAGTTAGATGAAAAAGAAGATGTAACGGTTTATTTTTATAGCCCGACATGCCCTCATTGCCAAAAGACTACCCCTGTGGTGGCTCCGCTTACAGAAGATATGGGTATTGATCTGGTGCAATTCAACCTGCTTGAATTTGAAGACGGCTGGGATAATTACGGAATTAAGGAAACTCCAACAATCGTTCAATACAAAGACGGCAAAGAGGTTAACAGGATTACCGGTTCTCAGGAAAAGGAAGTTTTTGAACAGTGGTTTAATGAGAATTCCAAATAA
- a CDS encoding YhcU family protein, with protein sequence MKVVFASTPDQEQKIQELIRKFYSNVFPLYFTDDDIREFEQQRVLHTSTRHFEYFGTLKEAYQVIAGLQTLMAILESRPMSGKYEAIFFKNVQILQEFGLSFPFDYSHFCGERMLRNDLFSVYAKAANEMLV encoded by the coding sequence GTGAAGGTTGTATTTGCATCAACTCCTGATCAGGAACAAAAAATTCAAGAATTAATACGAAAATTCTATTCAAATGTGTTTCCTCTTTATTTCACTGACGATGATATAAGAGAATTTGAACAGCAGAGGGTTTTACATACTTCTACCAGACACTTTGAATACTTTGGAACATTAAAGGAGGCATATCAGGTTATAGCAGGGCTGCAGACGCTCATGGCTATTCTTGAATCCCGCCCAATGAGCGGCAAATATGAAGCGATATTCTTCAAGAATGTTCAAATACTTCAAGAATTCGGCTTATCCTTTCCGTTTGATTACAGTCATTTTTGCGGAGAGAGAATGCTCCGGAATGATTTATTCAGTGTTTATGCTAAAGCCGCAAATGAAATGCTTGTATGA
- a CDS encoding RluA family pseudouridine synthase has product MVKLQRFGEWCEIEVPGHWEGYSIEYIVRSLWGAPKKQTHNMRMEKQVLSNDEPANWTKPVHAGDKLKFQFFEDKDPGVIPSYYEIDVLFEDDHMLVLNKPAGMDTHPNSPDQANTLANAAAFHMQMQGEYRGIKHIHRLDRDTTGAILFAKHALAGAILDKELEERRIKRTYLALVHGKILKNKGTIREPIGRDRHHPTRRRVSPGGQPASTNYELIEYYPKQNLSLIKCRLDTGRTHQIRVHLSHIGHPLAGDTLYGGKPVFARQALHAVKLEIPHPFLEEDIVCHAPFLDAPGIFKGIDPYRF; this is encoded by the coding sequence ATGGTAAAACTGCAAAGGTTTGGTGAATGGTGTGAAATAGAAGTACCTGGCCACTGGGAAGGATATTCAATCGAATATATTGTCCGGTCATTATGGGGAGCACCAAAGAAACAAACACACAATATGAGAATGGAAAAACAGGTGTTATCGAATGATGAACCTGCCAATTGGACAAAACCGGTGCATGCAGGAGATAAATTAAAGTTTCAATTTTTCGAGGATAAAGATCCAGGCGTTATTCCATCTTATTATGAGATTGATGTTCTTTTTGAAGATGACCATATGCTTGTTTTGAATAAACCTGCCGGCATGGACACGCATCCTAACTCACCGGATCAAGCGAATACCCTCGCAAACGCCGCAGCTTTTCATATGCAAATGCAGGGGGAGTATAGAGGCATAAAACATATACATCGCCTGGATCGTGATACAACCGGTGCCATATTATTTGCGAAGCATGCATTAGCGGGGGCTATTCTGGATAAAGAGCTGGAAGAAAGAAGAATTAAGCGCACATATTTGGCTTTAGTCCATGGCAAAATTTTAAAAAACAAAGGAACCATCAGGGAACCAATCGGGCGCGACAGGCATCATCCAACCAGGAGAAGGGTATCCCCAGGCGGTCAGCCTGCTTCAACGAACTATGAATTAATTGAGTACTATCCTAAACAAAATCTTTCACTTATAAAGTGCCGTTTGGATACAGGCAGAACACACCAGATCCGTGTTCATCTAAGCCATATTGGACATCCTCTTGCCGGGGATACTTTATATGGCGGGAAACCTGTTTTTGCACGGCAGGCACTGCACGCAGTAAAGCTTGAGATTCCGCACCCATTCTTAGAAGAGGATATTGTCTGTCATGCGCCTTTCCTGGATGCTCCCGGGATTTTCAAAGGAATTGACCCATATCGTTTCTAA
- a CDS encoding GlsB/YeaQ/YmgE family stress response membrane protein gives MSFLWALIIGGIIGWLAGMILGRDIPGGIIGNIIAGFIGAWLGSLILGDWGPVVADFAIIPALIGAILLVFIVGFIMRAMRKSHD, from the coding sequence ATGAGCTTTTTATGGGCATTAATTATAGGTGGTATCATTGGTTGGTTAGCAGGTATGATTTTAGGAAGAGATATTCCAGGCGGAATTATTGGTAACATCATCGCTGGTTTCATTGGTGCATGGTTAGGTTCATTAATTCTTGGTGATTGGGGTCCAGTCGTAGCTGACTTTGCTATTATTCCTGCTTTAATTGGTGCTATCTTGCTTGTATTCATCGTAGGCTTCATCATGAGGGCTATGCGTAAATCTCATGACTAA
- the helD gene encoding RNA polymerase recycling motor HelD translates to MSSQFEHPDFQKEVQRLEFTKRYIDVVIKTSESSKDKFQENMKEAFEDVDWLESSLSYSSLLTNALFFEMSKDELMQLKKARKKPYFARIDFLRQDLNEEEILYIGKTSLYSRENQEQIIVDWRSPIANLYYEGRLGEVQYDSYEESFTGHLSLKRQYMIEDGFLDEIRDIDLTTTDELLQESLSKSSSNRLTEIISTIQEEQNKIIRADLNKPIIVQGAAGSGKTTIALHRISYFIYQYKENFAPEQLMILAPSRLFIDYISEALPELGVERVRQTTYQEYVLECLGEDLKMAADSKLVNLLEDQGGEEVNLAAWASSIKGSPVFQTILTNYLREIYNSFCPSDDFMVDKFRLFSRKKFYQLFLEDYKYLPLYRRLEKLKAVLQNDLAKKKKNIIKKIETYYDERIERALYRGKDPEKRRQYVSDALDKKASRLEELKRSFRTAVPKYMKQFPKKSLVRYYKDLFEDPVRLSKLSGGKLPVDDAHKLCEYCRKLFRKKVYEREDLALMLYLQESLFGIPKELKAKNIVIDEAQDYSFMELLSLKKSLDTDMFTLVGDLAQGIHSYRGLTSWQEVLDYIFPRATYTELQKSYRTTVEIMEKANKLLKLLPYSFPEVEPVVRHGRNPEFIRRKDGGELVKQLEEQVMSLKEEEYKTFAVIGKTMKDCQLIHSLFEKHARLPFKLLQEQESIPKDEIVIVPSYLAKGLEFDAVMILSMEEEFSRDSELDIKLLYVAMTRPLHRLYFYGSKQGNFIIV, encoded by the coding sequence ATGTCATCCCAATTTGAACACCCCGATTTTCAGAAAGAAGTTCAGCGGCTTGAATTTACGAAACGTTATATTGATGTCGTGATTAAAACGTCAGAATCCAGCAAAGACAAGTTTCAGGAAAATATGAAAGAAGCTTTTGAAGACGTTGACTGGCTTGAATCCAGCTTAAGTTACTCTTCGCTCCTGACAAATGCCCTTTTTTTTGAAATGTCCAAAGATGAATTAATGCAGCTGAAAAAGGCCCGGAAAAAACCTTACTTTGCCAGAATTGATTTCTTAAGGCAGGATTTAAACGAAGAAGAGATCCTGTACATAGGCAAAACTTCATTGTATTCAAGAGAAAATCAGGAGCAGATTATTGTTGACTGGCGCTCTCCGATAGCCAATTTATATTATGAAGGCAGACTGGGAGAGGTTCAATACGATTCTTATGAAGAAAGCTTTACGGGACACTTGTCGTTGAAAAGGCAATATATGATAGAAGACGGGTTTCTGGATGAAATCCGGGACATTGACCTCACGACTACAGATGAATTGCTTCAGGAATCACTGTCCAAAAGCTCAAGCAACCGCCTCACTGAAATTATTTCAACCATACAGGAAGAACAGAATAAAATAATACGTGCTGATTTGAATAAGCCCATCATTGTGCAGGGGGCGGCAGGCAGCGGTAAGACAACCATTGCACTGCATAGGATAAGTTATTTCATTTATCAATACAAAGAAAACTTTGCCCCGGAACAGCTGATGATATTGGCGCCGAGCAGGCTTTTCATTGATTATATTTCAGAGGCGCTCCCGGAACTTGGGGTGGAGAGAGTCCGACAGACAACTTACCAGGAATATGTCCTGGAGTGTCTTGGCGAGGATCTAAAAATGGCTGCTGACAGCAAACTCGTGAACCTGCTTGAAGACCAGGGAGGTGAAGAAGTAAACCTTGCAGCCTGGGCATCATCTATTAAAGGTTCGCCTGTATTTCAAACCATTCTTACTAATTACCTCAGAGAAATATATAATAGCTTCTGCCCCAGTGATGATTTTATGGTAGATAAATTCAGGCTTTTCAGCCGCAAAAAATTCTATCAGCTTTTTTTGGAGGATTACAAATACCTGCCTCTATATCGAAGGCTGGAAAAGTTGAAGGCTGTGCTTCAAAACGATCTGGCTAAGAAAAAGAAAAATATCATTAAGAAAATCGAAACGTATTATGACGAGAGAATCGAAAGGGCCCTGTACAGAGGAAAAGATCCTGAAAAAAGAAGGCAGTATGTTTCCGATGCGCTTGATAAAAAGGCATCCAGACTGGAAGAACTTAAGAGAAGCTTCAGGACAGCTGTGCCAAAATACATGAAGCAATTCCCGAAAAAAAGCCTGGTCAGGTATTACAAAGACCTATTTGAAGACCCTGTACGTCTTTCAAAATTATCAGGCGGAAAATTGCCTGTTGACGATGCACACAAACTTTGTGAATATTGCCGGAAGTTGTTTAGAAAAAAAGTGTATGAGAGGGAAGACTTAGCTTTGATGCTTTACCTGCAGGAAAGCCTTTTTGGCATTCCCAAAGAGCTGAAGGCGAAAAATATCGTCATTGATGAAGCCCAGGACTACAGCTTTATGGAACTTCTCTCATTAAAAAAGTCACTTGATACAGATATGTTTACACTAGTGGGGGATCTTGCCCAGGGAATTCATTCCTACAGGGGGCTCACGAGCTGGCAGGAAGTCCTGGACTATATTTTCCCCCGTGCAACATATACAGAGCTTCAGAAAAGCTATCGTACTACAGTGGAAATTATGGAAAAAGCAAATAAATTACTTAAACTTCTTCCTTATTCATTCCCCGAGGTGGAGCCGGTCGTCCGCCATGGCAGAAATCCTGAGTTTATCAGGAGGAAAGATGGGGGCGAGCTGGTAAAACAGCTTGAGGAACAGGTCATGTCCTTGAAAGAAGAAGAGTATAAAACATTTGCGGTGATCGGGAAAACGATGAAAGACTGTCAGCTCATTCACAGCCTTTTTGAAAAGCATGCGAGGCTTCCTTTTAAACTGCTGCAGGAACAGGAAAGCATACCGAAGGATGAAATCGTTATCGTGCCATCATACTTGGCCAAGGGACTTGAATTTGATGCCGTTATGATCCTGTCCATGGAAGAGGAGTTTTCCAGAGATTCTGAACTGGACATTAAATTGCTTTATGTCGCCATGACACGGCCTCTACACCGATTATATTTTTATGGATCGAAACAAGGCAATTTCATAATAGTTTAA
- a CDS encoding CD3324 family protein — protein sequence MSYVKANAVLPENLIAEIQKYVQGEAIYIPKPEKDYRKWGSRSGARKALDERNHSIKGAFQNGKTITQLAEEYFLSAETIKKIVYKK from the coding sequence ATGAGTTATGTAAAAGCTAATGCCGTTTTACCGGAGAATCTGATCGCTGAGATTCAAAAATACGTTCAGGGTGAGGCTATTTATATTCCCAAACCGGAAAAGGACTACCGAAAATGGGGTTCCCGCTCTGGAGCAAGAAAAGCTCTGGATGAAAGGAACCATTCTATAAAAGGCGCCTTTCAGAACGGCAAAACCATCACCCAATTGGCGGAGGAATATTTTCTTTCCGCTGAAACAATCAAAAAAATAGTTTATAAAAAATGA
- a CDS encoding FusB/FusC family EF-G-binding protein — protein sequence MEPFIRNDQYNFIKYQTQVLINGHASVNDTGVLNALKSLSAEKVLGLFAEMSEEQNQLLSPVSDIKERDQADAFLAHIKEYVIPFPSITEQSIKKLFPKAKKLKMPAPENIDFREISYLGWDDKGTNRKYMISLLDGKLTGIYGTFRPLGKKGICAICNKLEETGMFLTEVKGSQLGTYTKRGNYICRDSRKCNENLITLEKLHDFIGRLKG from the coding sequence ATGGAACCTTTTATAAGGAATGATCAATATAATTTTATTAAATATCAGACGCAAGTGCTAATTAATGGCCATGCATCTGTCAATGATACAGGGGTGCTGAATGCACTGAAATCCCTTTCTGCTGAAAAGGTATTGGGTCTTTTTGCAGAGATGAGTGAGGAACAAAACCAGCTTCTTTCCCCAGTCAGTGATATTAAAGAAAGAGATCAGGCAGATGCCTTCTTAGCGCATATAAAGGAATATGTAATACCCTTTCCGTCTATAACTGAACAATCGATCAAAAAACTGTTTCCCAAGGCAAAAAAACTAAAAATGCCAGCACCTGAAAATATCGATTTCAGGGAAATAAGTTACTTGGGATGGGACGACAAGGGTACAAACAGGAAATACATGATCAGCCTGCTGGATGGCAAGCTGACTGGCATATACGGAACATTTAGACCTCTTGGCAAAAAAGGAATCTGTGCCATCTGCAACAAACTCGAAGAAACAGGCATGTTCTTGACTGAGGTTAAGGGTTCTCAGTTAGGCACCTATACCAAAAGAGGGAATTACATTTGTCGGGACAGCCGCAAGTGCAATGAAAATTTGATTACACTTGAAAAACTGCATGATTTTATTGGAAGGCTGAAAGGCTAG
- a CDS encoding DUF47 domain-containing protein yields the protein MVFKKKDKFNTLLSNISMNLKDSAIYFADYKINNVSDLKTFSKTMKDYETKGDSYVHEVIKELNNAFITPIEREDILHLAMSMDDVLDGFEECADLFEMYSMTQADEFMLKFVDAIKNCAIEIEKSVELLSTKKLLQIRDHAIKIKDYESKCDGVRRQSIKHLFATEKDPIRIIQYKEIYETLEDIADSCQNVANTLETIIMKNA from the coding sequence ATGGTTTTTAAGAAAAAGGACAAGTTTAACACGCTGTTAAGCAATATTTCCATGAATCTAAAGGATAGTGCAATTTATTTTGCCGACTATAAGATCAACAATGTCAGTGATTTAAAAACCTTTTCAAAAACGATGAAGGACTATGAAACAAAAGGCGATTCCTATGTCCATGAAGTCATTAAGGAATTAAATAACGCTTTTATTACACCGATCGAAAGAGAAGATATTCTTCACCTCGCCATGAGCATGGATGATGTGCTGGATGGATTTGAGGAATGTGCTGATTTATTTGAAATGTATTCCATGACACAGGCAGATGAATTTATGCTGAAGTTCGTGGATGCGATTAAGAACTGTGCAATTGAAATTGAAAAGTCTGTTGAACTTCTTTCAACTAAGAAATTACTGCAAATAAGAGATCATGCGATCAAAATCAAAGATTACGAATCCAAGTGTGATGGAGTCCGCCGCCAGTCAATCAAGCATCTTTTTGCTACTGAAAAAGATCCTATCCGGATTATTCAGTATAAAGAAATTTATGAAACTCTGGAAGATATTGCTGACAGCTGCCAGAATGTCGCCAACACGCTTGAAACCATCATCATGAAAAATGCTTAA
- a CDS encoding inorganic phosphate transporter has product MDAVFVITILIVIGALAFDFINGFHDTANAIATSVSTKALKPRHAILLAAVMNFVGAMTFTGVAKTITKDIVDPFTLQNGSLVILAALVAAIFWNLLTWYYGIPSSSSHAIIGSIAGAAIAAAGFSALNYQGFLKILQALIFSPLIAFAAGFIVYSIFKIVFKNNNLTKTNRNFRLFQIFTAALQSYTHGTNDAQKAMGIITMALIANNYVTSTDIPFWVQFSCALAMGLGTSIGGWKIIKTVGGKIMKIRPINGVAADLTGAMIIFGATYIHLPVSTTHVISSSILGVGSAHRLKGVKWGTAQRMLITWVITLPISATLAGIVYLILNAIF; this is encoded by the coding sequence ATGGATGCAGTATTTGTTATTACAATCTTAATTGTCATTGGAGCTCTGGCATTTGATTTTATCAATGGATTTCATGATACGGCAAACGCAATTGCTACCTCTGTCTCCACGAAGGCTCTTAAACCAAGGCATGCCATCCTATTGGCAGCTGTCATGAACTTTGTTGGTGCCATGACATTTACTGGGGTGGCCAAAACCATAACAAAGGATATAGTGGACCCTTTCACTTTGCAAAATGGTTCTCTTGTCATTCTGGCTGCTTTAGTGGCTGCGATATTCTGGAATCTGCTGACTTGGTATTATGGCATCCCAAGCAGCTCTTCCCATGCAATCATAGGCTCAATTGCCGGTGCTGCAATTGCCGCAGCAGGATTTTCAGCTTTAAACTATCAGGGATTTTTAAAAATCCTTCAAGCACTTATTTTTTCGCCGTTAATTGCATTTGCAGCCGGTTTTATTGTTTACAGCATCTTTAAGATTGTTTTCAAAAACAACAACCTGACTAAAACAAACCGGAACTTCAGGCTGTTCCAGATTTTCACAGCAGCTCTGCAATCATATACACATGGAACAAATGACGCACAGAAAGCCATGGGTATTATTACAATGGCACTTATAGCAAACAACTATGTCACTTCAACTGATATACCATTTTGGGTACAGTTTTCCTGTGCATTAGCAATGGGTCTCGGGACTTCCATCGGCGGCTGGAAAATCATTAAGACAGTCGGCGGAAAAATCATGAAGATTCGCCCGATTAATGGAGTGGCTGCTGACTTAACAGGTGCGATGATCATCTTCGGTGCTACATATATTCATTTGCCAGTCAGTACTACTCATGTTATCTCCTCTTCTATCCTGGGTGTAGGTTCTGCCCACAGGCTTAAAGGAGTAAAATGGGGAACTGCACAGAGAATGCTTATCACATGGGTAATCACATTGCCGATATCAGCAACATTAGCGGGTATTGTATACCTTATCCTGAATGCAATTTTTTAA
- a CDS encoding M20 family metallopeptidase has product MFANLKTMNLSQQAEYLTKALVQMESYNHSDGEGHKAEFLKEVICSYPSFQDNDHLVWTQEIPGDELGRKNVFAFLKGREMSKKTIIYLAHLDTVGTQDFGPIQGMAHNPDKLQEFFEQYGSDPEVQEDARSNEWLFGRGALDMQSGIAVHLANLLYFSENPGELEGNLLVMFNADEEGEHKGSRAALSELLRLKEKMGLEYMAAINNDFISPLYDGDATKYIYTGTAGKILPCFSIFGRETHAGESLAGIDPTLIASELTARISQNFQLTEKLEGELVLPPSCLYMRDDKKRYDVQTAVGCRVYFNYFFYEKPLKQLSKELKMIAEDASIAVENRLEGAYKDFRTVNKLPERQLDWGTEVTALDEFLVYLEEKGIDTVSVMEEARKKSSLHETDARMIAFDIVEALHQSDPEKKPRVILFYGTPFLPANTIDVTAERGIFLKSCLEEVLAEETEKTGETFKVRKYFPYLSDGSFLSFDGSDEDIQSLKKNFPALKSLFPIPLKAMRDLNIPVINLGVYGKAGHKWTERVYKPYTFDILPGVIRNVTRRILK; this is encoded by the coding sequence ATGTTTGCAAATCTTAAAACCATGAATCTTAGTCAGCAGGCCGAATATTTAACAAAGGCCCTTGTGCAGATGGAGAGCTATAACCATTCAGATGGAGAAGGGCATAAGGCTGAATTTCTAAAGGAAGTAATCTGTTCGTATCCATCTTTTCAGGATAATGATCATTTAGTATGGACCCAGGAAATCCCCGGAGATGAATTGGGCCGCAAGAATGTGTTTGCCTTCCTCAAGGGGAGGGAGATGAGCAAAAAAACCATTATATATCTGGCCCATTTGGACACGGTCGGCACACAGGATTTTGGTCCTATTCAAGGCATGGCCCATAACCCCGATAAACTTCAGGAGTTTTTTGAACAATACGGCTCTGATCCGGAAGTGCAGGAAGATGCCCGGTCCAATGAGTGGCTTTTTGGAAGAGGGGCATTGGATATGCAGAGCGGAATTGCTGTCCATCTCGCCAATCTACTGTATTTTTCGGAAAATCCCGGTGAGCTGGAAGGCAATTTGCTGGTTATGTTCAACGCTGATGAAGAGGGTGAGCATAAAGGAAGCAGAGCAGCGCTTTCCGAATTGCTGAGGCTGAAAGAAAAGATGGGCCTGGAATATATGGCTGCCATAAATAATGATTTTATCTCGCCATTGTATGACGGAGATGCCACTAAGTATATCTACACGGGTACAGCAGGCAAGATTTTGCCCTGTTTCTCCATTTTCGGAAGGGAGACCCACGCCGGTGAAAGTCTTGCAGGAATTGACCCTACATTAATTGCTTCAGAGCTGACTGCGCGCATCAGCCAGAATTTCCAGCTGACTGAGAAGCTGGAAGGAGAACTGGTGCTTCCGCCAAGCTGTTTATACATGAGGGATGATAAAAAACGATATGACGTTCAGACGGCAGTTGGCTGCAGGGTTTACTTCAATTACTTTTTCTATGAGAAACCTCTCAAGCAGCTTTCGAAAGAACTGAAAATGATTGCAGAAGATGCGTCCATCGCTGTCGAGAACCGCCTGGAAGGTGCCTATAAGGATTTTCGGACCGTCAATAAGCTGCCGGAAAGACAGCTGGACTGGGGAACAGAAGTGACGGCTTTAGATGAATTCCTTGTCTATCTTGAAGAAAAGGGCATTGATACGGTAAGTGTTATGGAAGAAGCAAGGAAAAAGAGCTCGCTTCATGAAACTGATGCCAGAATGATTGCTTTTGATATTGTAGAAGCTCTTCATCAATCAGACCCTGAGAAAAAACCCAGAGTGATTCTTTTTTATGGAACACCCTTTCTTCCTGCCAACACGATTGATGTGACTGCAGAAAGAGGCATCTTTTTAAAAAGCTGTCTGGAGGAAGTGCTTGCTGAAGAGACTGAGAAAACAGGCGAGACATTTAAGGTCCGCAAATATTTCCCTTACTTATCGGATGGAAGCTTTTTATCTTTTGACGGCTCGGATGAGGACATTCAATCTCTTAAAAAGAATTTTCCTGCTTTAAAAAGCCTTTTTCCTATCCCATTAAAGGCGATGAGGGATTTGAATATACCTGTAATTAACCTGGGTGTTTATGGAAAAGCTGGCCACAAGTGGACTGAGCGGGTCTATAAACCTTACACATTTGACATTTTGCCTGGGGTTATCCGGAATGTGACAAGAAGGATACTTAAATAA
- a CDS encoding NCS2 family permease codes for MFKLKENQTNVKTEVLAGITTFLTMVYIVVVNPVILSDAGVPFDQVFSATIIATVAGTLWMALFANYPIAIAPGMGLNAYFAYSVVGTHGNIDYMTAFSAVFIAGIIFIILSLTPFREKLIIAIPDNLKHGITAGIGLFIAFIGLRLTGLITSHPTNLVALGDLHSPQSILALVGLAVTLILMTLGINGALFFGMIITALIAFFTGQLSFDQGFVSLPSLPDGIIILNPFEAIGDVIQHSLYAVVFSFLLVTIFDTTGTMIGVAQQAGLMKGKTMPRAREALLSDSIATSIGAMFGTSPTSAYIESSTGVSVGGRTGLTTLTVAGLFLLSAFFGPLVSAVSGLAAITAPALIIVGSLMMGSISHIKWNELDEAFPAFLIILSMPLTSSIATGIALGFIAYPLMKVVKGKWREVHPLVYLFAVLFFYQLAFLPH; via the coding sequence ATGTTCAAATTAAAAGAAAATCAAACAAACGTAAAGACTGAGGTCTTGGCAGGCATCACCACTTTCTTAACAATGGTTTATATTGTGGTCGTAAACCCTGTCATCCTATCTGATGCAGGTGTACCTTTTGATCAAGTCTTTTCTGCAACCATTATTGCAACTGTCGCAGGTACTCTATGGATGGCACTGTTCGCCAATTATCCGATTGCCATCGCACCGGGAATGGGCCTGAACGCCTATTTTGCTTACTCTGTTGTCGGCACCCACGGAAATATTGATTACATGACTGCATTCTCAGCAGTATTTATTGCTGGTATTATCTTCATTATATTGTCGCTTACCCCTTTCCGGGAAAAGCTGATCATTGCAATACCGGATAATTTAAAGCACGGAATTACTGCCGGAATCGGGTTGTTTATCGCCTTTATCGGCTTGCGCTTAACCGGGCTGATTACAAGCCACCCAACAAACCTTGTGGCGCTCGGAGACTTGCATTCTCCTCAATCCATTCTAGCGCTTGTCGGCCTTGCTGTAACATTAATTCTCATGACGCTCGGGATTAACGGGGCTTTATTTTTCGGCATGATTATCACTGCCCTGATTGCCTTCTTTACAGGACAGCTTTCCTTTGACCAGGGATTTGTTTCACTGCCTTCGCTTCCGGATGGAATCATCATTTTAAATCCATTTGAAGCAATTGGAGATGTTATCCAGCACAGTTTATACGCCGTTGTTTTCTCCTTCCTGCTTGTAACGATTTTTGATACGACTGGAACGATGATCGGCGTTGCCCAGCAGGCCGGATTAATGAAAGGCAAAACGATGCCCAGAGCACGTGAGGCCCTTTTGTCGGATTCCATCGCTACTTCAATCGGTGCCATGTTCGGTACAAGTCCGACTTCCGCATATATTGAATCTTCAACAGGTGTGTCAGTCGGCGGAAGAACTGGATTAACAACTTTAACTGTTGCAGGTTTGTTCCTGCTTTCAGCTTTCTTTGGACCTCTTGTCAGTGCGGTATCAGGTCTTGCTGCTATTACTGCACCTGCCCTGATTATCGTTGGAAGCCTGATGATGGGCAGCATTTCTCATATTAAATGGAATGAACTTGATGAAGCATTCCCTGCATTCCTGATTATCTTAAGCATGCCGCTGACATCCAGCATTGCAACAGGTATTGCACTTGGCTTTATTGCTTATCCGCTTATGAAAGTGGTAAAAGGGAAATGGAGAGAGGTTCATCCCCTTGTATATTTATTTGCAGTATTATTCTTTTACCAGCTTGCGTTCCTGCCACACTAA